A genomic segment from Nodularia sphaerocarpa UHCC 0038 encodes:
- a CDS encoding serpin family protein, protein MNRQKLSGVEKNFLQRRYGVSLGRRYVLAAASVVLFGVLGCSQVSGNTNSLTQSELPYSETRLPKKTLISDTKLVDANNKFGFKLFSEILKNNSNQDNIFVSPSSVAIALAMAYNGASGSTQQAMAKTLELQGMSLPEINSAYATLKELLENPDPQVQLTIANSLWANKEATLQPNFLQSTQEVYKAKVTNLDFQDAASANTINKWVEDSTRGKINKIVEQIQPDQVLFLINAIYFKGKWTNQFDKSQTAEHPFKSISGKQKQQPMMSQTGEYRYYENDQFQAVSLPYGEDGKVSFYIFLPKEESNLQTFYQNLNADNWEKWMSQLRNRDGFIRLPRFKTDYDVTLNDALKALGMSEAFSNQANFSGMGTKLKISEVKHKTFVEVNEEGTEAAAATSVGMVPTSFTQKLEPFRMIVDRPFFSAIRDNQTGSILFMGSITDPQ, encoded by the coding sequence ATGAATCGGCAGAAATTAAGTGGTGTGGAAAAAAACTTCCTACAAAGACGTTATGGTGTCAGTCTAGGAAGACGCTACGTTTTAGCAGCAGCTAGTGTTGTTCTGTTCGGTGTGTTAGGGTGTTCCCAGGTTAGCGGTAATACAAATTCCCTGACACAATCTGAACTACCTTATTCAGAGACTCGATTGCCAAAAAAAACATTAATTTCTGATACAAAACTCGTGGATGCTAATAATAAATTTGGCTTCAAACTGTTTTCAGAAATTTTGAAAAATAACAGTAATCAAGATAACATTTTTGTTTCACCTTCAAGTGTAGCGATCGCCCTGGCAATGGCATATAATGGAGCCAGTGGTTCTACACAACAAGCAATGGCTAAAACCCTAGAATTACAGGGGATGAGTCTACCAGAAATTAACTCTGCTTACGCCACATTAAAAGAGTTACTAGAAAATCCTGATCCGCAAGTGCAACTAACTATTGCTAACTCGCTATGGGCAAATAAAGAAGCTACCTTGCAGCCGAATTTTCTCCAAAGCACTCAGGAAGTCTACAAAGCCAAGGTAACAAATTTAGACTTTCAAGATGCTGCATCTGCCAATACTATCAATAAATGGGTTGAAGATAGTACACGGGGAAAAATTAACAAAATAGTTGAACAAATTCAACCTGATCAGGTGTTGTTTCTGATTAACGCCATATACTTTAAAGGTAAATGGACTAATCAATTTGATAAATCACAAACTGCGGAACATCCTTTTAAATCAATATCGGGGAAACAGAAGCAACAACCGATGATGTCGCAAACTGGCGAATATAGATACTATGAAAACGACCAGTTTCAGGCAGTGAGTTTACCTTATGGCGAAGATGGAAAAGTTAGCTTTTATATCTTTTTGCCCAAAGAAGAATCTAACCTGCAAACCTTTTATCAAAACTTGAATGCTGATAACTGGGAAAAATGGATGTCTCAGTTACGAAATCGGGATGGCTTTATTCGCTTACCCCGCTTTAAAACAGATTATGATGTCACACTTAATGATGCACTCAAAGCTTTAGGTATGTCAGAAGCTTTTAGCAATCAAGCCAACTTTTCCGGTATGGGTACTAAGTTGAAAATTAGTGAAGTTAAACATAAAACATTTGTTGAGGTAAACGAAGAAGGTACAGAAGCCGCCGCCGCTACATCCGTCGGAATGGTACCTACATCTTTTACACAAAAACTAGAACCTTTCCGCATGATTGTTGATCGTCCCTTTTTCTCTGCGATTCGAGATAATCAAACAGGTAGCATTTTGTTTATGGGTTCCATTACAGACCCACAGTAG